A single Pseudodesulfovibrio aespoeensis Aspo-2 DNA region contains:
- a CDS encoding phenylacetate--CoA ligase family protein: MYFDSVEAMDRADLEALQARRLRDTLAIARQSPFYKERLAGFDAESIRTPADITSLPFTTKDDLRSQYPCGMLARPLEDFVRLHASSGTTGTPTAVFYTQKDLETWADLMARSMYACGCRRSDVLQNMSGYGLFTGGLGIHYGSERLGMLTIPAGAGNTRRQIKLIRDFNVTVMHIIPSFALYFAQKVREEGFDTADMPWRIALIGAEPHTEEARRKIEEMMHIKAYNSYGLSEMNGPGVAFECLHQTGMHLWEDAYIAEIINPETGEHVAEGEIGELVMTTLTREGMPIIRYRTRDLTRFIPGQCACGRTHRRIDRIAGRADDMIILKGVNIYPMQIEQCLMAMPEVGQNYLIELVTEGVSDQMKVKVEIKNEYFVEDMRSLQGLQKRIAKNLCNEILLTPRVELVQHDTIPKAEGKAVRVIDNRNKD; this comes from the coding sequence ATGTATTTCGATTCAGTTGAAGCCATGGACCGCGCAGACCTGGAAGCACTCCAGGCCCGGCGACTCAGAGACACCCTTGCCATCGCCCGCCAATCGCCCTTCTACAAGGAGCGCTTGGCCGGATTTGATGCCGAGAGCATCCGCACCCCTGCCGACATCACTTCGTTGCCCTTCACCACCAAGGACGACCTGCGCAGCCAGTATCCCTGCGGCATGCTCGCCCGGCCTCTGGAGGATTTCGTCCGGCTGCACGCCTCGTCCGGCACCACGGGCACGCCCACGGCGGTCTTCTACACCCAGAAGGATCTCGAGACCTGGGCAGACCTCATGGCGCGCTCCATGTACGCCTGCGGCTGCCGCAGGTCCGACGTGCTCCAGAACATGTCCGGCTACGGCCTGTTCACGGGCGGGCTGGGCATCCACTACGGGTCCGAGCGTTTGGGCATGCTGACCATCCCGGCGGGCGCGGGCAACACCCGGCGACAGATCAAGCTCATCCGCGACTTCAACGTCACGGTCATGCACATCATCCCCTCCTTTGCCCTCTATTTCGCCCAGAAGGTGCGCGAGGAAGGGTTCGACACCGCGGACATGCCCTGGCGCATCGCCCTCATCGGCGCGGAGCCGCACACCGAGGAGGCCCGACGCAAGATCGAGGAGATGATGCACATCAAGGCGTACAACTCCTACGGCCTGTCCGAAATGAACGGCCCGGGCGTGGCCTTCGAGTGTCTGCACCAGACCGGCATGCACCTCTGGGAGGACGCCTACATCGCCGAGATCATCAACCCCGAGACTGGCGAACACGTGGCCGAAGGCGAGATCGGAGAGTTGGTCATGACCACCCTGACCCGCGAGGGCATGCCCATCATCCGCTACCGCACCCGCGACCTGACCCGCTTCATTCCGGGCCAGTGCGCCTGTGGCCGCACCCATCGCCGCATCGACCGCATCGCGGGCCGGGCCGACGACATGATCATCCTCAAGGGCGTGAACATCTACCCCATGCAGATCGAGCAGTGCCTGATGGCCATGCCCGAGGTGGGCCAGAACTACCTCATCGAGCTGGTGACCGAGGGCGTGTCCGACCAGATGAAGGTCAAGGTGGAGATCAAGAACGAATATTTCGTGGAAGACATGCGCTCGTTGCAGGGGCTTCAGAAACGGATCGCCAAGAACCTGTGCAACGAGATCCTGCTCACCCCGCGCGTGGAGCTGGTCCAGCACGACACCATTCCCAAGGCCGAGGGCAAGGCCGTGCGCGTCATCGACAACCGGAACAAGGACTAA